In the genome of Fretibacterium sp. OH1220_COT-178, the window CAAAGACAAAGAGCGCGTTCAGAAATCTGGTCGAATCCTACGGCCCCGGCCTCATCGTGGCGGCGACGGTGTTCGGCGCCGGAAGCATCATCGTGGCGTCCCGGGCCGCCACCACCGCCGGCTACACCTTTTTGTGGGCCATCCTTCTCGCGGCCTGTTTCATGGTGCTCTTCACCCGAATGGCCGCAAAAATCGGGTGCAGCTCCGGAAAAAGCATGCTCGATCAGATCGCCTCTCTCTACGGACGGCCGCTCGCCCTCCTCTTCGGGATCGCCTGCTTCGCCACCTGCACCGGCTTTCAGGCGGGCAACAACATCAACACGGGCCTCGCGCTGAACGCGCTCTTTCCGTTCCTCGGCACCAACGCCTGGATCCTGATCAGCTTCGGCGGAATCATGTTCCTCTACTGGAGCTCCCGCAATTTTTACCAGCTTCTGGAAAAGGCCATGATGCTGCTGGTCTTGATCATGCTGCTCTGCTTCTTCGGCAACGTCTTTTTCTTCCTGCCCCAGATACGCGGTTCGGAGCTGCTGCGCTCCCTTCTGCCCAGCAGGGTGGCACACTGGCAGCTCGTCGTATCCCTCTCCGCGACGACCTTCAGCATCGTCGGGGCGGCCAGCCAAAGCTACTTCGTGCAATCGAAGGGCTGGAAGAGGGATTATCTGGCCAAGGCCAACCGGGACGCGAGCGTGGGCATCGCAATCCTCACCGCCATCACCTGCATCATCCTCATCACGGCCGCCAGCGTCCTTCCCCTGGGCGCTCAGATCACCAACGTCCCCAGCATCGCCGCGCTCCTGAAACCCCTCCTGGGCAACTTCGCCAGCATCCTCTTCATCCTGGGCTTCTTTGCCGCGGCCTTCTCCTCCGCCCTCGCCAACGCCGTCATCGGCGCCACCTTCCTGGCGGACTCAATGGGGCTGGGCAAGGGCATCGACGACTTCTGGGTCAAATTTCTGGCCAGCCTGATCACGGCTCTGGGGATGGCCGTGGGCCTGATCTTCGGCTCCAACCCCATACAGCTCACGATCATGGCTCAGGGGTCGACCGTCATCGGCGCCCCCCTCGTCGCCGGGGTCATCCTCCTGCTCTCCAACCACCCCAAGGTCGTCGGAACGGACAAAAACCGTAGGGCCGTGAACCTCGTCGCCTCCCTGGCCGTTGTCTGGCTCCTTTTCCTCTCCGTCAATCAGCTTCTCCTGTGGGCGGGCATCAGGCTGTAGGGCCATCCGCCGCAGCACGCTCAAGGGAGCGTCCGGGCCGGACGGGCCACAAGCCCCCTCTGCGATCCCCCGCTCCGGGGGATCGCACGCCTGAAGGTGCCGCCGCCGGCCATTCATTTCTTACCTGTCGAGCATGATAAAATACTCTCATACTTTAAACTTTTAAGGGAGAGGGTACGATGAGACAAGTCGCTTTGTGGCTCGGGATTTTGACGGTCTTCTTCTCCGCCGGGAGGGGCTTCGCCCTCTCCGAGGAGGAACGGGACGAGAGGATAAACGACTTCACTGCGGAGATCCTGGAGTCCTTCGGGACGGACCGGGAGAGCGTCGTCAAGGCTTTGGGGACCCCCATGAAGGACACGGTGGAAAAACACGAAAACCGCCATGAAGAGGGGGTCGAGGACACCATCGAGACCCTGGAGTACGAGGGGCTGTCCCTCACTCTCGGTACGATGAGCTCGGAGAAAAGACGCTGGGCGCTCGCTTTGTTCTGCTCCTCGGACCGTTACGCCCTGCGCAACGTCCGCGTCGGCGACCCCGTCGACAAGGTGCTGAAAGCCCTGGGCGATCCGGCGGAGCGGACGGCCGAAAAGGTCGCCTACGGTACGGATTACACCAGCCTTACCCTAACGGTCGACGCAGAGGGGACCATCAAGGAGATCGAGGCCCTTCTCTGGTTGGATTGACATGACGCCGGCCGAACGCGTCAGGGCGCTGTGGTCGGACATGGCCCAACGGAAATGGGACGCCCTGCCGTTCCATTTTCTCCCGGATGCCCAGATCTCTTGGCCCAACACGGGCGAGCGCTTCACGGCCGAGGAGTTTGGCGCTCTGAACGCCGCCTATCCCGGACGCTGGGACATCACCGTCGAACGCTTGGAAACCATGCCGTCGCTGGCAATATCGGTCGTCCGGGTCCGATCGGAGGATCGAAGGACCTCGTTCCACGCCGTATCCTTCTTCGAGCTCGAGGGAGACAAGATTCGAAGGCTGACGGAATATTGGGGCGAGGACGGCCCCCCGCCGCAATGGAGGCGGACCCACCTGCCCTGAGAACAGAAAAGAGCGAGCCCTCTGCCGGGTTCGCTCTTTCGCCTTCTCGTTTCATTCAAAGGCGCCGCTAACGTCCGGTCACCGTAATACGGCCGTCCCTCTGCAGCGCCGCCCTGCCCCGACAGGCGACCTTGAAATATTCGATGAAGGCCTCGGTGTCCAGACAGTCCACATCGACGCGTGGAGCATCCCGCAGCACGGTGTACTTGCCCCCGCCCCCGCCCCCCGCCATCCAGGAGGACACGGCAACGGTGTAGGTCTCGTCGTCCCGCACCTCCCTCCACTCTCCGTCCCTCAAAACGGACAGGGATTTCAGGCGGCTGCCCAGGGTCTCGACGAACCCGTCCTTCATCAAAGTGGGAGGAGCCGTAAGATCGTAAACGACCTGAAGCCCGGAGACCTGCAGAAAGGATCCCGAATGGAGCCTTACGTCCGGATTGAAATCCTTCTCGTGCGCACCGACGAGGGCCGAGGCCGATACCTCGAGCGCCCATCTCAGATCCCTGCCCGTCAGGGTAAGGGAGCAAAGCCGATCTCCATAAGGCAGCAGCTCCGCCAGAACCTGTTCCTTGACGTCGCCCGCCGGATAGATCCTGTCGCTGCGGATCCCTCCGCCGTTCAATAGGGCGACATCCGCGCTCACCTTCCAGCGAATGCCGTCCGCGATGAAATTTCCGATCGGGGCCTCGCCGTTCCTGAGCGTCTTCTTTCTGGCGTCTATGATGCGTTCGGCCCTGCCGATGACCCTGCCGAGGGATTGGGCCAATTTTTGCTCGTACTTCGTGGCCGTCTCCAGCACCTTGTGGTGTGGCGACGTCCGGTCGCCCACGGGCAGCAGCTTCCAATTCGTCCGTTTTTCATCGAGCTTGCCGCCGCTGAGGACGACCTGCAGCCGCCCCACGAACTGAGCGCGTTCCCCGCTCCACGTCACGGCGGTCTGCCCTCCGTCCGGCCCCGTGACGTAAAAGAGGTCGCGCTGGCCCTTTTCGGGAATGCCACAGCCCGAAATGACGTGCACGCCCGCCACCGACTCGGCAAGGGCAATGTTCTCGCTCTCGTAAAGGCCGCTGAGCAGGACGATCAACTCCGCCCCCTCCTTGCGGAGCTCTTCGACCATCGCACGGGCGATCGTGTTCAGATCGGGATCGAAGGACACCCCCTCCGGCTTCGCGGTCGTCCTCATCACCCTGGGAGAGAGCAGCCCAAAGAAACCGACCCGTACGGACCCGGCGTCGAGAATCAAGGTCTTCCTCAATCTCGACAGGAGTACGGGGTCCTGAGTGACGATGTTCGAGATGACTATGGGAAGATCGTTATAGGAGAGCGCCGTCTTCAGATAACCCACGCCGTAGTCGAATTCGTGCTTTCCCAGGGTATTGACGGCAACCCCCGCCTCCAGGAGCGCCCGCATCTCGGGTTCGCCGCGAAAATAGCGCCACAGCTTCCCCGCCAGGACCTCCCCCGTCGTGAAAAAAATGGAGTTGTCGTACTTCTCCCTGTCCCTCTGAACCACCCCGGCAGCCTGAGACAGGCCTCCGAGAAACCGCCTCACCCTCTGCTCGCCCACCTCGATGGGCAGAAGCTGGCTCTGCAGGTGATTGATCGAATAAAGCGCCACGGTACGATCCTTGGCGTCCGCCGAGTTCAGCCATAAGACGGAGAACAACAGCGACATGCCGAAAAGACGCATCCATTTTTCCACTCGGACTTCCTCCCGTCTCTTTTAACCCTTATTCAGAGCCAGGGACCGTTTCAAGAAAAAATATAATGAATACTCACGACGCCACGGCAATTATAGCAAAATAAAAAGACAACGCGCAAAGACACGGGCCGAGTTCGTCGCCGGACGACTCTCGGGACAAGGAAAAGGACAGCACCGGGCCGGCCCTCTCGATTCGGCCTCCATTGGATTATCGGTTCTTCCGTCTTTTTATTGAGGGGCTTGCCCGATCGGGCCCGGACGGCACGCGGGCGACGCCGAATCCGAGCGGCAGGTGGGGCGGCATGAGCCGCCCCATCTGCGTTTATGCCTGTTTATGCCGATCGATCCGGGGCCGGAGTGGGTTCCTACCCCGGAATCACGTCCGCAAACCCCAGCAGCATGGCGATGGGGATGGTGATGACGATGCTGAGCACGACGCGCTCGAACCAGATCACCAGGATATCGCGCAGCGAGAGCGGGATGTCGGTCCCCATGATGCAGGGGATGCTGGCGGAGAAGAACAGGATCTCCGATATGCTGACCACCGCGATGACGAACTTCAGAAGCGGGGTCCCGGTCTTGGCCGCGAGGATCGCGGGAAGGAACATCTCCGGCAGGCTCACCGCCGCAGCCTTCCCGGCGAGCATCGCCTGGGAGACGCCGAACAGCCTGAAGAACGGGTAGAAGACGTAGCCGGCCCAGTCGAACAGGGGCGTGTACTCCGCCAGAACCAGCCCCAGCAATCCGACGGACATGATGGAGGGGATGACGCTGAAGGCCATGTTCAGCCCGGCACGGAAGTTGTCCCAAACCAGTTTGGGCAGCGGATCCACCGAGGCCGCCGTCTCGATCCCCGCCTGCCAGGCCTGGGAGAACAGGCTCCCGCCTCGTTCGGGATCCCGGACGCGCTCCCCTGTGAAGTAGGCGTCCGGCATGGAGGAGAGCGGCCAGAGGCGGGCGGTGATCGCGGTCACGGCGAAGGTGACCCCCATGGCCACCCAGAAGTAGACGGCCCAATAATCCATCATCCCCAACGTCTTGGCGACGATCAGCAGGAACGTCGCGGACACGGTGGAGAACCCCGTGGCGATGACGGCCGCCTCCCGCGCGGAGTACTTGCCCTGACGATAGACGCCGTTCGTTATGAGCAGCGCTATGGAGTAGCTGCCCACGAACGAGGCCACCGCATCGATGGCGGAGCGCCCGGGGGTTTTGAAGAGGGGGCGCATCACCGGGGTCATGAGCACCCCCGTGAACTCCATCAGCCCGAAACAGGCCAGGAACGCCAGGAAGACCGAGCCGATGGGGATCACCAGCCCCACGGGGGTCGCCAGCTTGTCGTAGAGGAAGGGGCCGAAATCGGGGCGGGCCAGCCATGCCGGAGCCACGCCGAAGTAGAGTGCGGTCCCCGCCGCGGCGCCGAAGACCTTGGCGATCGTGAAGAACTGCGTGATCCCGTCCTTGTCCCAGTTCCTGCGGACGAAGGGCAGCACCGCCCCGACGTACATCACCAGAAGAATGTAGAGCTTCGCCCCCGACGAGAGCTCCCGGGTGATGTAGCTGATGATGTGATCCACCGGGATGGTGGTCTTGCCCCAGAGGGACAGGGGGCAAAAGAACATGAAGAGGCCGAACAGACTGTAGCAGACAAATTTGAACAAACCCGTTCCTGAACGATCTTCCGCCATATCGATTTCTCCCCTTCGATTCGATTTGAGTTCCATGCGTCCGTTGCACGGCCCCCGCTTCGGCAACATGGTTTTCCGGGCGTTCACGACCCTCCGGCGACGAGGAACACGCTCGACTCGTCGACCTCCTCCAACCGGAAGGCGCACCCGGCGGCCTCCCCAAGCGCTCTCAAGTCGGCCGCGGAAAAGGTCGTGGCCAGGAACCCGTCCGCGCACACAATGATACCATCTCCCGTCCGCTCCTCGTCGATCTCCCCAAGCAGCCCCTTCTCCGCCTGTTCCCGGAACCACGCCAGACGGTGCGCCCAGAACTTCGGGCTGTAGCTGCTGAAAACAGCCCTGCCCCCGGGCCGCAGAACGGACAGAGCCCGCCGCACCAGGTTCATAGGATCCCCCTTCATGGCGGACAGACCGTTCTGCAGGCACAACACCAGGTCGAACTCGGGGGCGAAACCGATTTGGTGCGCATCCATCACCCGCAGCTCGGCGTTGGGAACGTCCTTCAGATACTCCTTCCCGAAGGCCGCGGAATCCTCCGAGAGCTCCACGCCCAAGATTGACGCCGAGAAGGGCGCAAGCTCTCTCATGATGCGTCCGTACCCGGCCCCCAATTCCAGCACTCTCTCGCGCCCGCTCAGGAAGCCGCGCGCGAAGGCGATTTCCGCCTCCAAATACTGACGGACCCTCGACAGCCGCGTCCGATAGACCTCCTCCAGCCTGGCCGCATTCAGCTTCCGCGCGTAATAGTCGCCGGTTCCTTCCGCTACGATGCCCGACAACGTCGCCACCCCGCTCTCCTCAAGATTTTGGATTTTCGGATGAAACTCCACCATTCCTCTTTTATCACCTCCCCGTTAAACATGCGTTATCCCGATCTGACGGAGGTTCCCGGCATCGTTAAATCCGGCGCCCCAATCGGGGGAAGCTCCCACTGCTTAACATTTTTTTAACGCCCAAAAAGGTATACTGAATGGAATGGCGCACCCGCCAAAGGGATGCCGCACATTTCGCGAAGGGGGGAGGAGAACTCGTGAAGAAACGGGCGCGACGGAGCGCGCAAGCGCCATGGAAGCATGGCACGGGACACGGCCGACGGGCTCTCCCGACCCCATGACGGTATGTCTGCATTTCTTCGGCGAACCCCAGGCCGAGCGGGACGGAAAGCGCA includes:
- a CDS encoding Nramp family divalent metal transporter, encoding MNSTNGTAPAKTKSAFRNLVESYGPGLIVAATVFGAGSIIVASRAATTAGYTFLWAILLAACFMVLFTRMAAKIGCSSGKSMLDQIASLYGRPLALLFGIACFATCTGFQAGNNINTGLALNALFPFLGTNAWILISFGGIMFLYWSSRNFYQLLEKAMMLLVLIMLLCFFGNVFFFLPQIRGSELLRSLLPSRVAHWQLVVSLSATTFSIVGAASQSYFVQSKGWKRDYLAKANRDASVGIAILTAITCIILITAASVLPLGAQITNVPSIAALLKPLLGNFASILFILGFFAAAFSSALANAVIGATFLADSMGLGKGIDDFWVKFLASLITALGMAVGLIFGSNPIQLTIMAQGSTVIGAPLVAGVILLLSNHPKVVGTDKNRRAVNLVASLAVVWLLFLSVNQLLLWAGIRL
- a CDS encoding nuclear transport factor 2 family protein → MTPAERVRALWSDMAQRKWDALPFHFLPDAQISWPNTGERFTAEEFGALNAAYPGRWDITVERLETMPSLAISVVRVRSEDRRTSFHAVSFFELEGDKIRRLTEYWGEDGPPPQWRRTHLP
- a CDS encoding bifunctional metallophosphatase/5'-nucleotidase gives rise to the protein MEKWMRLFGMSLLFSVLWLNSADAKDRTVALYSINHLQSQLLPIEVGEQRVRRFLGGLSQAAGVVQRDREKYDNSIFFTTGEVLAGKLWRYFRGEPEMRALLEAGVAVNTLGKHEFDYGVGYLKTALSYNDLPIVISNIVTQDPVLLSRLRKTLILDAGSVRVGFFGLLSPRVMRTTAKPEGVSFDPDLNTIARAMVEELRKEGAELIVLLSGLYESENIALAESVAGVHVISGCGIPEKGQRDLFYVTGPDGGQTAVTWSGERAQFVGRLQVVLSGGKLDEKRTNWKLLPVGDRTSPHHKVLETATKYEQKLAQSLGRVIGRAERIIDARKKTLRNGEAPIGNFIADGIRWKVSADVALLNGGGIRSDRIYPAGDVKEQVLAELLPYGDRLCSLTLTGRDLRWALEVSASALVGAHEKDFNPDVRLHSGSFLQVSGLQVVYDLTAPPTLMKDGFVETLGSRLKSLSVLRDGEWREVRDDETYTVAVSSWMAGGGGGGKYTVLRDAPRVDVDCLDTEAFIEYFKVACRGRAALQRDGRITVTGR
- a CDS encoding YjiH family protein yields the protein MFKFVCYSLFGLFMFFCPLSLWGKTTIPVDHIISYITRELSSGAKLYILLVMYVGAVLPFVRRNWDKDGITQFFTIAKVFGAAAGTALYFGVAPAWLARPDFGPFLYDKLATPVGLVIPIGSVFLAFLACFGLMEFTGVLMTPVMRPLFKTPGRSAIDAVASFVGSYSIALLITNGVYRQGKYSAREAAVIATGFSTVSATFLLIVAKTLGMMDYWAVYFWVAMGVTFAVTAITARLWPLSSMPDAYFTGERVRDPERGGSLFSQAWQAGIETAASVDPLPKLVWDNFRAGLNMAFSVIPSIMSVGLLGLVLAEYTPLFDWAGYVFYPFFRLFGVSQAMLAGKAAAVSLPEMFLPAILAAKTGTPLLKFVIAVVSISEILFFSASIPCIMGTDIPLSLRDILVIWFERVVLSIVITIPIAMLLGFADVIPG
- a CDS encoding class I SAM-dependent methyltransferase; the encoded protein is MVEFHPKIQNLEESGVATLSGIVAEGTGDYYARKLNAARLEEVYRTRLSRVRQYLEAEIAFARGFLSGRERVLELGAGYGRIMRELAPFSASILGVELSEDSAAFGKEYLKDVPNAELRVMDAHQIGFAPEFDLVLCLQNGLSAMKGDPMNLVRRALSVLRPGGRAVFSSYSPKFWAHRLAWFREQAEKGLLGEIDEERTGDGIIVCADGFLATTFSAADLRALGEAAGCAFRLEEVDESSVFLVAGGS